The Vitis vinifera cultivar Pinot Noir 40024 chromosome 18, ASM3070453v1 region ttttattattgaattttagTGAAGAAGGGTTGGCTGATCTCATCTGCCCCTTGGCacacataaaagaaaataccCTGCGCTTTGGTGGTTGTACATTTGGGACGGGCTTCCAGATGAATTGAAGTTAATACATGGTCCACAGgtaccaccaaaaaaaaaaaatggagagagagagaattccTTGGATACTCCATAATTGCACAGCAGGTGGGAAATGGAGGAGGGTGAGTTGAGCCGCAGTTCCAGTGATAGTCTTGCTTTTGAATTACATAACGGCCAAATAATGGCAGCCACAGCCGTGTTCCATAACGCGTCTACGCTTCTCCCTCTCTTTGGTGACCGTCCTTTCTATTATTACCATCCCACTTCCCTTTCATTTACTTGAATGCCACTCTCCTCCTTGCCACACGCTTATTCGAGGATTTTATATGGAAATGGTTGGGACTTGGGAGCAAACAAATTTCTTTGGGACAAATCTAGATATGCAAGTGGTATGCCGTGTTACATTAACGCACACATTCCCTGACTCAATTAGCATTGCGTCTAATTTTCTGAATAATACAAGAAGGTCATATTGTGTGCTGTTAAATTTAGTGAAGTGGAAAATTGAACATTGGCAGGGATTTTTGtggaaggaaaacaaaagaggTAGAAAACATAGGTGATATCGATTTGAAGCTAAAAGCCAAGGGGACAAGGTGGCATTGTGGTAAATAAAGGAGAAAGGAGTGTGAGGAAAGTAGGAGAGAGGAGGTAGGAAGTGGGAAGCAGAGAAATGTAGAGAGGAAGGGTGTTGGCATCCGTTTTTGTATGGACGCCAATAACGGGATTGTCTTATGATTATATTTTGGGGTTTTGCTGGCAACAGAATCGTCTCCATTCCTACACCTCGCCACCTTTTCAAAACCCACTCCCACTTTTTCCCCCTATATTACACTTCTCTTTCTTGTCTTTCTCCTCCTCAATACAGCGGTCATGTCTGAAGAAGCAAGCCATGGAAATCTGTGGCAAAACCATTCTTGTGATTTCTTGAATTCAGATAGTAATTCAGGTGGTAGTGGTGGAGAAAAGTTGGGGGAAAAGCCACCTGATTCAAGCTCTAATAGCCCCGTTGAGAACCGACAGGGTATGGCACTGGTGGGTCGGAAGCGAGGCAGGCGTGCAAAGGCTAGTGACGGTGGTGGTGGTGAATCAGAGCATGAGACTCACATATGGACGGAGAGAGaaaggaggaagaagatgaggaaCATGTTCTCTAGTCTTCATGCTTTGCTTCCTCAATTGCCTCCTAAGGTAATTtagtcttctttttctttttcccttttttccctTGTTTCCCTTGTTTCCTGTGCTTGAGACTCTGATTTCTTTCTTCTTGGGTAAGTCAGTGAACACGGCTTCAGATGCCAGTACTTTAATAAGAGATATGAAGAAAACCTTCTTCATCTGGCTTCCAACatacattaaaattttcttctttgatgCAATTGGCATTAAAGGTACAGTTGCCGTTAAAAGAACAAACGGctataacatttaaaaatattcaaaacccAGGTCGTGCATCAATTTCACCATTGTGTTCTAATATTGAGACCATGAGTTTGGGTACATATATAAATCTTCAATTTTAGCTAGAGAAAAACATTTTACATTTAAGAAAACAATTCCTCCCCAGGTCCTAGGGTTGCTACCGGAGTGGAAAtcaatttgaagtatttttgtCTTGCaccttaattttcattttatttttacttactcAAGGGAGCTTTTGGGGATTAATCAAATTCTTCTATTGTGTTTTCAGCaccattgtttttattttcatggcATTTGAAATGGGTTTAGATTGTTTTGGATCTTTGACAATCATTTTTCAAGGGCTTCGTAATTTTCTTGGCATCTGAATGTGCAATAGCATGATTTTAGTGTGccatatatatattgttatgcACACAGGCAGACAAGTCCACCATAGTTGACGAAGCAGTGAACTATATCAAGACCCTTCAAAACTCTCTTACAAAACTTCAAAAGCAAAGGCATGAAATGCAGCAGGGTGCAACTGCTGTTGACTGTGAACAATCCATCATCACATCCCAAGCGTTAGCTCCGGACACGAGAGAAACATCTTTGCCCGCAGGTGATAGATCATTGAAGAACTACTTCTCACTGCCCACAAACAAGCCAAACTTGCTTTCAGcaccttcttcttcattgtgctTCCAAACATGGTTTTCTCCAAACGTTGTGGTGAGCATGTGTGGCAATGATGCGCATATCAGCGTGTGTTCATCAAGGAAACCCGGGTTGCTAGCCACCATCTTCTACATACTGGAGAAACATAAGCTGGATGTGCTGTCTGCCCACATTTCCTCCACTCAGCAGCGCAGCATTTACATGATCCATGCCCATGTAAGTCCAACATCCTTTCCTTgctttaatttcttaatttgggCTAATGACATTCAATTAAATGAAGGGAAGTTTCCCTAAATTCGGTTCGTTGAGTGCttgattaatgatgataaagaCATGTGGTGAATTATGTAATCAATGAGATTTTTGTGGGAGGCAATTGAATTATTGATTATAGAATATTAGAGATTCATTGCATATATCATTAATGCTTATCATAATTGAATGCATGCATCCGTACTTGTTTGCTTTGATACAATATTGGAACAAACAtggtataaaaacaaataatacatCACTCATAATCATATAATTTTCATTCTTCCTTAAATGTATTATTCTCGTCAAGAAaagccactgcaagtcaatagAAGTAATGACTGAGACAACCTAATTAATTTTCGTTCTAGCTAGGGCCATAGGGAGGAGGTTGGTTCCAGTGTTCTGTCCTTCACGCCTTCAACTACTGGACCTCAATACCCTAAGATCCCCCTCCCTTTATAATATGCCTTGTAAGGTAGATAGATGGTCATGCATGAAACAATTCCTTGCAATCTGATctataaatttagttttttgcCCTCAAAAGTCTAAACAAGAAAGATGCTTCCAAATTCGATGGCCTAACATTTTGTGAGGGAAAAAACCACCTATCCTCTAGGGCCTTGATCGAGGATAAGTGGTCCACAGGCCTTACTGTAAATCCCGCTAGTAAAATATGAGAGACaacaaatgatattttgaatttattggGGTATGAGTAGTGTTTTTTACTAAATGATGGGTGGTTTCTTTATTGAACAGGCTAGTGGAGTTTCAGATGATCAACTTCCAAAGGGATTGACAGTGGAGGAAATATTCAAGCTAGCTGTAGGAGAGATGACCCTTTGGCTCTCATCATGTTAACACAATTAAGAACATCATCCCAAAGGAAATCGCTTGGTTGccatttttgaagaattgaggGGGGTACTTTCTTTAAATTTGATCAACGAAATGGGTATGCAAGCATGCATTCTTCCCATGCAGTTAATTTATCTCAGTTTGCTCACTGTATTGGGCTTGATCCCTGGTAGGTATATTAGCGTGCTGGTCCAGAAGGTCATCGGTTTAATTTCTACAATAATTTGATGTAGCATGTGAAAGTGTAGAACATAATAATACACAATAACACTGGTTTTCACAACCACAGGGTTTTACACACTCATAGCTTTGTCGTTTCAACTGTGGGGGTCAAATCTCATCCCTCTATATGTCATCTAATCAAAGAATCAACGCCAGATCAGATGCAAGTACGCATCCTGGGATGGACCTATATCTGTTTGATCATGAATAACAATAACCCTCTGCGTTGAGCTCTACCATCACCTTCCATGCCCGCATAAGATCCTGCAGACCATGCAAATATTAATCACAACAGTTGAAAGCCCCAATATGATGCACATTGTGAAGTTGTGATTCTTGTGAACCTCTATGGACCACACATACTTGCAAATTAAAGGATGTCTCCCCAGTCAACTAGTACTGCTTTGAAACTGCACTCACCACTACCCAAAGATAAGCATATGCCAAGCATGTTTTAGATACTAGGACGGGTGATAGGTATTTGAGTCATACAGACTCGGGTGAAGAAAATCGACTACTTCataaacaaattaagaaaaatgtttcattCGTTAATTAGcttagttttttattaaaagcaatttgcttttagattttaggttatttattttttctattttttcatgatttattataaattttgatataaatataaaaatttaaaacatataacctttttaaatgaaaaaaataatatattaacttttatttattttttaatacttaataaaaataaaatattataaaaacaaacaatttaatacttaattattaagtactatttaattttaatttatatttagaattaaataacaTTACATAAGGAACTTGGTAGAAATATCTTTAAATAAATGATATgttaattatttaattcttgTTAATTTggataaactttaaaatttttgttttcaaaaataaaaaataaaaaattatatatatatatatatatatatatatatataaaagtatagAGATTCCTTATGTGATTGAGATAGGAAAAGTTTTTGAACATCTCTGATATCTTAAATAGTTTCTAACATCATTATCCTTTGGACATAAGTTTCTAagaacttttatattttatataaaaatagagaatatGGGAGTGTATCATACTTAAGCCTTGGTTTGCAAATTGTTCCGTGTCTTGGAGTCGAAATTTTCTTATTAACGATTGTGACAGCCTTTGCATGATATGTGCTACCTTGGGTGAAAACGAAAGTCAATTATTGGGAAGCTACAGTAATTACAAGTGGGGCTTTGTTtagatacatttttttattttttgtttttaaaagtaaaaaattccTTCTAAAAAGTATgaactcttataaaaaaatatatatacatagatttactttatatttttaaaatttttaaattttgagataataaaaaaaatttaatatcttaatttttttatatagctTTTAAAACTATTCAAATTCTTATATTTAGATACATATAAGAATATAAGATTGAAacgattatttttttatattttaatattaagtactgagaagaaaaaaagtaaataaattaacaatagcatttaaaaagacatttttgagatttttttatttttctaaataataaaaatctatttggactagtgatttaaaaacaaatttgtttttaaaaatttatattactatttggttgttgtttttaaaaacaatttttaaaactaaagtaaaataaaatactattttttcaattgtttttttactagagaatgaattttaaattaaactaaactttatattgaatttattaataagtttaataatttgaaactcaaaataaatacaatgattaatgctttaaattctttaatatattttatagtttttaagaataatttaaaattttaaaaagtgattaattaattatagattaaataaaaattttagaatactATATCCATAATTGAGTATTAAAAATACCTCATATTAGAAATATTCATGTATAAGTGAGATTTCATTTCCTCTATAAAcatttttagtttcattttcaacatcacttaatttatcaaaatatgagaataagtaataaaaaaaatgaaatatcaatTCCCATACAAAATGactagggggtgtttggtacacagGAATAGGGAGtgagaatagacatctcattcattttctcccttattcctatgtttgAATAAATGTTAAGGAGgctgaaataaaataaaaaattattccggcagaaatcaaatccaacttatgagtcggatttgcattcattaagggggtgtttggtacgtcggaatagggaatggaaataatattttgtttcttttcctatttcttagtggaatggaatgaatttgatgattccatttctagcatttggatgaacttaggaatgcaagattgaaatgattatttgtttccattccaatgtttgataataataggaatggaaatgaaaaagaaataaatttacaataatatccttacatataatttaaattttatttttattttatttttattttaaaaaaataaattttgagaggttttttgttattaaataataagactaaaaaatatatatatatactcaataaataaaaaattaaccataaaaaatcgtataaccctaatgcacaaatattcaattattatttttattaaaaatttgaataatttgtcatgcttaagtagttataaaattatttattataatatttaaattctcaaagctagcaaatgtttttcctattttcaaaagaggaaataaaagaattcaaatttattctaattttcaacaagtatcatatccgataaaatccataaccttaaaaaattttaaatattcgtttttttttatcaaaattttaaataatttgtcatgcaaaaaaagctatagaattatattttactaagaaaaaaaaaaagaaaaaaaatataagaacataTAAATTGTCAAAGCTACCAAATACTTATTTCTTATTtgcaaaaaaggaaataaaaaaacacaaactttattataatatttttttcctaaccattaaaaattttcaatattgtaaacacgtgaaatcgaaaaatctttttccaaccatttcaatttttctctccaatttccattaatacaagataaagaaacatcaaagattccaaacataaattaataaaaaaaaattaatcgatttatagagaagaagaaacacatataaagaattagaagaaagagaaaataaggtaaacTTGATCGAAGATGTAGAAGGGAGTTTTCAGAACTTAGTTGCAGCAAACAATGATGAATCCTagatccaacaatcaaaatgaacatccaaaaccctataaattagaaattgattttttttttttaaatatcgtggaaggtttaattgattcaatttggaagaatcacttgttgcagagaattggatgatgagtgggtctctagctttgcaaagaagataagaagtggatgatgaatggatctctacctttacaaagaagataaacatcgggtttgaaaaacaagataagagggtaaaatagtaatttaggttattttatattatcaaataggtttaatgaatcagatcataagttggatttgatttctgccggaataattttttatttcatttccgccttcttaacatttatccaaatataggaataagggagaaaaagaatgagatgtctattcccactccctattcccgtgtaccaaacaccccctaaaagtaggtggtattctgattcattaaacctatttgataatataaaataacccaaattactattttaccctcttatcttgttcttcaaaccctatgtttatcttctttgtaaaggtagagatccattcatcatccacttcttatcttctttgcaaagctagagacccactcatcatccaattctctgcaacaagtgattcttccaaattgaatcaattaaaccttccacgatatttaaaaaaaaaaaatcaatttctaatttatagggttttggatgttcattttgattgttggatctaagattcgtcattgtttgctgcaactaggttctgaaaactcctttctacatcttcgatcacgtttaccttattttctctttcttcttctacttttttatatgtgtttcttcttctctataaatcgattaattttttttttattaatttatgtttgaaaTCTTTGGtgtttctttatcttgtattaatggaaattggagagaaaaattgaaatggttggaaaaagatttttcgatttcacgtgtttacaatattgaaaatttttaatggttaggaaaaaaataaaaagaaaaaaacaaacaaaaacaaaacttttggttttttaataataaatttgaattcttttatttcatcaaattcattccattccactaagaaataggaaaggaaacaaaatattatttccattCCTTACTCCGACGTGCCAAACACCCCCtaagagtttttatattttatacaaaaattaatgatattttctatttttaaacatGCAAAATAAGTTGGATAGactttatattttctaattttaaaattaaaaaatagtaccAACTTTTATAAAAGATAGAATAAATCTTAAGCTTAGGTGGAGAaagtaatgatttttaaaaatatcattaaactTTGATAAATAGCTAGCTTTAggaccaaagaaaatcctttAATTAGGCGAATATTAatgaatcaattgattaataaataactaaattaatcaagatgtgatttattttcccaaaataatGTATCTAATATTGTTTTATTGCAATTAAgtgaattaaatatttaattttatgaataaactATGTAGTTTGTTTAAAGAagtaaaatttatgaatatttaatttttgaaaaatataacatTACATTGGATACATATAACAAAACATATGGATTtaattacatattaaaaaaatattaatttatgtaatcctaaatgaaactaaataaatatttgtacaATATATAAtcttataaatttattgaattattaattaatccatgggtgaaattgaaaaataatattatttaatccaAATTACCAATTTACCGAGCATTAATTTATAAAGATAGTTAAATCTATATTTAGGGgacatgtattttttttccctcatagTTTGATTAATGTgagatttgaataaaaattgagGCATAAGTGTATTTGTTATCCGGTGGAAAGGAGGGCTGAAATCTAAATGGGTGGTATTAATGGAAGTACAGTCGTGGATAATGGATTTAAAGAAGTACAATATCTTCACGTGCGGGTTCCCCCTACCTAAAAATTTGTTGAGAAATTAATGCGGTCCGGTCCTCCTATTCCCCACTCCAATGTTTTTGAGATCAACCGACAGACCATTCATGTCTTAATTCTTCCCTAATCTCTGTGTATCTATATGTGTATTTATTAGCGctaataattgcaaatccaaTCAATTACGGATTTAGGGGatccaccatcattttcatttctcgTTGGATGTTCTGGATGGGCGGCAAGGGGGTGGGAGTGAACATGAGAGGAATGAAGTATGGGCTGAATGGTGGGTCTAGGACGTTAAACCCTAATGTGCGGATCGGAGACAGCCCAGTGTTTGGAAGTTGAAACAAGAGATGGTCCCCTCGACTACAGCGCAGCCGGATGTCAACCCGAGTCAGGAGTCCGGAGTCCGGACCCAATCCTACAGAAAATCCAGAGATAAGGAATTGTACCTCAAATTACTTAAAACAAACTATTAATATGTTATCATAAAGCATGGATAAAAGCAAAGGTGAAAGGTCCACCGCAAATGTCAAAGACCACCTTCATACGCGTTATTAAagtattgtttttataatactATATCTTAAGTTGCAACgctacctccaccaccaccaccacctccacaTAATGCTTCGAGCGCTGTCGTCCTATCGTCATTTTACACTTTCTTATGACATGTCCCTTGGAATTAGAAGGGAAAATAGAAAAGAGGAtgataaaatggaaaataaaatgcaaGCAGAGCCACTCAGCCACAGCAGTCAACAGCCATAAATGATGATAATGGTAAGCAATAAATATGTTTACATATTGGAGATTGGATACGGTTTTAACGATAGTGTCAAAAGGAGCAAGTGGGAGTGGGGTATCTTCCTGTTCCAGAAGTCCCATCACGACAGCtgcactctctctctctctctctctccagtCCTAGTCCCTACCCATTGCCGTTAGATTAGCCCATTGGTGCCTCTTTATCATTCTGCTGCTGCCGCCAGCTCACTTtatctctcttcttttttgaTGCGTCTTCCCAACAATTTGAGTCTTCGccgaaggaggaggaggagaagacaATGCCTGAGGGTGCGTTTTTGAACGATGAGCTCTCAAAACATACCTCAATTTTTGGTCTGCGCTTGTGGGTAGTTGTGGGCATATGTGTGGGGGCTGGCATTGTTCTTGTTCTGTTCCTCATATCGCTTTGGTTCACTTCAAGGCGGAACAGTGCCAAGTCCTCCCACAAACCCACCATCCCGAATGTGTCCAAAGAAATCCAGGAAATCAGAATCGACCATTCCCGAAACCCAGCGAACCCCAACCCTGACCCCAAGACTCATCATCCTCCAAATGCGAACCCACTCCCTGAATCGGACCCCTTTGCCGGGGCGGAGCGACTGCTTCAGCCGGGAGAGGAGAGTCCCGTGGGCCTTCAAAGAATTCACATTGAGATTGGGAAAGATCACCGGATTTCGTACCCGGAACGCGGCGGCGGGTCGTCTCATGGAAGTGGAGAGGCTCGGTCCGGTGATCAGGTGACAATTGCTGTGCCTGAGGTTTCGCATTTGGGTTGGGGACATTGGTACACTCTGAGAGAGCTTGAACTTTCGACCAATGGGTTTGCTGATGAAAACGTGATAGGTGAAGGTGGGTATGGGATCGTTTACCGTGGTGTTTTGGAGGACAATACACAGGTGGCTGTCAAGAATTTGCTCAATAACAGGTTCAATTTtgggctttttattttttctttaatttatagatttttattggaaaatacatttatatgggAGTTGAACTGATTTTGATTATGAGGTATATGTTGTGGTTCACAAACTCAGTTGTGAAATATGCTGCACTAGTTGTATTTTTTACGATTATTTGGCAATGATTGTTGGGTTGACATCAAATTGAGAATAAAAAGGCTTTTTTTGCAGTATATGTTTTTATGCAGAATGGGTTTTGGTATTGCTGATTTATGTCAGAAAGTGGTTGATTGGGTTGTTATTTTGCTTCAGGGGACAAGCTGAGAAGGAGTTTAAGGTTGAAGTTGAAGCAATT contains the following coding sequences:
- the LOC100266006 gene encoding transcription factor bHLH95 → MSEEASHGNLWQNHSCDFLNSDSNSGGSGGEKLGEKPPDSSSNSPVENRQGMALVGRKRGRRAKASDGGGGESEHETHIWTERERRKKMRNMFSSLHALLPQLPPKADKSTIVDEAVNYIKTLQNSLTKLQKQRHEMQQGATAVDCEQSIITSQALAPDTRETSLPAGDRSLKNYFSLPTNKPNLLSAPSSSLCFQTWFSPNVVVSMCGNDAHISVCSSRKPGLLATIFYILEKHKLDVLSAHISSTQQRSIYMIHAHASGVSDDQLPKGLTVEEIFKLAVGEMTLWLSSC